Genomic segment of Veillonella parvula DSM 2008:
ATTGCATTTATAGATTTAGGCTCGAACTCAGTTCGTTTTGTCATATATGAAATTTCTAAGACTGGTAGTTATCGACTGATATATCAAGAGAAAGAAAGTGTACGTCTCAGTGAGAATATGTGGGGAACTCACGAACTGACCAAAGAAGCTATGGAACGCTCTTTGCGTGCTCTAAAAGGTTTTGTACACATGGCTGATGCAATGGAGGCAAATACGATTAAAGCTGTTGCTACCGCAGCAGTACGTTTGGCTAAAAATGGGGATGCTTTTATTAAATCTGTAAAAGAACGAACGGGTTTGGATTTAGAATGTATTGCTGGTGAAGAAGAGGCTCGCCTGGGGTTTCTTGGCGTTATCAATACCATTGGACTTAAGGATTTTATTATTTTTGATTTAGGTGGTGCCAGTACCGAGATAACCCTTGTACGAAATCGTCATATTACAAAATCGGTGAGCTTGCCGATAGGGGCCCTTACCTTAACAGGCACCTATCAGAAGGGGGATGAATATACTCCTAAAGAACTTGATAAACTGACGAAGGTTGTGAAGAAAACGATTAAAGAACATACATGGCTTCGCAATGTGAAATTACCGCTCCTTGGTATCGGCGGCACTGCTCGTAATATTGCTAAAATGGATCAACGCAAGTTATCTTATCCTATTACAAAGCTACATAATTATGAAATTCCATATCATAGATTACATGAGATTTTGGAAGAAGTAAAAGGTAAATCTCTAGAGGAACGCAAAAAGATTAGTGGTTTATCATCGGAGCGCGCTGATATCATTATTGCCGGCCTCACTATCGTAGAAGAATTATTTAACTACGTAAATACTAAAACACTCGTTGTTGGTGGTTGTGGTCTGCGTGAAGGCTTATTTTACGACTATTATGGAGAGCACTACTTAGGTGGTAACTCTATTATTGATGATATTTTAGTACATTCTGCAGAGAATGTCTTGTTAGGTATGACTAAACATGAGTTAGTTCATGCTAAATATATTACAGGTTTAGCTATTAAACTGTATGATGTATTAGAGCCACTTCATAGAGCTGATAAAAAAACAAGACGTTGTTTGATTGCTGCTAGTTTATTACATGATATTGGTAAACGAATTAACTATTATAGTCATGCCCGACATGGCTGCTATATGCTTGTCAATAGTAATTTATATGGGCTTTCTCATGTTGAACAAGCTTTTAGCGCGTTCCTTGTTATGAACTCTCATGGTTTGACACCAAAAGAGTATAAAAACTTCTTATACGGTAAATTGTTAGATCAAGAGCAGCGTTTGTTGGGTCAAAAAATATCTATTATTCTGGCCTTGGCTGAAGCTCTTGATGAAAGTCATGAACAATTTATTCGCCATTTATCCGTGAATCTAAAATATACTAGTGTACTATTAGTAGTAACCTATTTGAACGGTCGCGATATAAGTGTAACAAAAGCGGCTGTAGAGAAATTAGGAAAATCTTTCAAAAAAGAATTTAAGAAAACATTAGAAATAGAGTGGAAGGAAGCTCGTAAGGAGGCATAATGGCATTACCAAAAGCATTACGATATGCAGTGCTACATGTAGGCTCCAGTAGCATGAGTATTACTATTTTAGAATACAAGGGCATCGATGATGTACGCGTTATAGATTATGCCGCTAGGGAGGTAACCTTTGGGGAAGAATTATTCCAAACCTCTCGTTTGAGTTTTGAAACAATTGAGGAAATTTGTCATATCCTAAAGGGATATAAACAATTAATGGCCGATTACGGTGTGAGTCGCTCTAGATTATATGGCACTACTGTAATACGTGAAGCCGCTAATCGTCGTAGTATTCTCGATCAAATTTATATTCAAACAGGTATGCGTGTTGAGGTTATCGACATGCCTAAAGAGGTGTATTACAAATATGCCTTACTATACTACAAGATGACTAATCAGTACCGCTTGACGGATCCTACAAAGGCAACATTATTCCTTGATATTACTTCTGGTGGTGTAGGCTTGACTGTTTGGCGTGGTGAAAGCTTATTATTCCAGCGCAATATGCATAGCGGGTCATTACGTGTTATGGAATCTTTTAATCGCAACCAACGTTCCTCTACATCGTTTCCAATGGCTATTACTGAGTATTTACATCGCATGATAGGCCCATTGCGGGAGGAGCTTAAAACTTTTAATATTAATAGTGTCATTTTATCTGGCGATGAAGCTCAATATATGGCGCG
This window contains:
- the ppx gene encoding exopolyphosphatase, with translation MKRIAFIDLGSNSVRFVIYEISKTGSYRLIYQEKESVRLSENMWGTHELTKEAMERSLRALKGFVHMADAMEANTIKAVATAAVRLAKNGDAFIKSVKERTGLDLECIAGEEEARLGFLGVINTIGLKDFIIFDLGGASTEITLVRNRHITKSVSLPIGALTLTGTYQKGDEYTPKELDKLTKVVKKTIKEHTWLRNVKLPLLGIGGTARNIAKMDQRKLSYPITKLHNYEIPYHRLHEILEEVKGKSLEERKKISGLSSERADIIIAGLTIVEELFNYVNTKTLVVGGCGLREGLFYDYYGEHYLGGNSIIDDILVHSAENVLLGMTKHELVHAKYITGLAIKLYDVLEPLHRADKKTRRCLIAASLLHDIGKRINYYSHARHGCYMLVNSNLYGLSHVEQAFSAFLVMNSHGLTPKEYKNFLYGKLLDQEQRLLGQKISIILALAEALDESHEQFIRHLSVNLKYTSVLLVVTYLNGRDISVTKAAVEKLGKSFKKEFKKTLEIEWKEARKEA